From the genome of Planctomycetota bacterium:
ACGCCAAGTACAAGGCCAATGATACCGATTACCTGTTCGACATCGACCTTCCGCCGGAGGTGATCGAGTCGATCAAGGGTTATGCCATGACGATGCACCGGGCGATCGGCTGCCGGCATCTGAGCCGGGTGGATTTCATGGTTGATGCCGACGCCCGCCCGTGGTTTTTGGAGATCAACACGATGCCGGGGTTCACGGACCATTCGCTGGTGCCGATGGCGGCGCGGCGGTCGGGAATGGAGATGGGGGCGTTATGCGACCGATTGGTTCGGCTGGCGCGGGAAGGATGAATTTGCCGATATGAGATTCGGACACGTTGGAGCGCCGGAGGATTGTGCGCGCCGGTTTTATCGGAAGGACACGACGACATGGGTTGGTTTTTAGGTTCCAAACCGCAGAAGAAGAAAAAGCCCGCCGCCAAAAAGAGCACGGGGAAACGCGAGCCGTGGGACCCGGCCAAGACGCTGCGGGCGGTTCGGGCCGGCGTCTGGGTCGTGCTCGTCGGCGGGGCGGCCATCGGATGGGTGCTCGGGCAAAAGGCCCTCAAGCAGCACATCGCCGCCACGAAAGCCACCATGCCGATCGTCGATCTTCATGACGCCCCGGTCTGGATGCCGCCGACGGTGGCGGATCACCTGCGCAGCATCGTCGCGTCGGGCGTGGAACCCGATCCGTTCGATCAGGCGTCGCTGGCGAATGTCGTCGGCGACCTTCAGGAAAGCGCCTGGGTCGAGCATGTGCAGCGCGTGCAGCGTCTGCCCGGCGGGCGCATCGAAGTGATCGCCTCCTACCGCCGGCCCGTCGCATTGATCGAATCGGGCGACGGGTATCACCTCGTCGACGGGCGCGGCGTGCTGCTGCCCCTGACCTACCCGGCGGACAAGGCGGCGATGCTCGGACTGCCGATGATCCGCGGCGTGCAGCATGCGCCGCCGCTGCCGGGCGATACATGGGCCGGGGGCGATGTGCGGGCGGGGCTGCGGCTGGGGCTGCTGGCGTACGCCGAGCCGTGGGCCAATCAGGTGCGCTCGATCGACGTGACCAACTACGGCGGGCGCATCGACCGGTCGGCGCCGCAACTGCTCATCGCGACGCGGCACGGACTGGTGCGATGGGGCCGCGGCATCGGCGAGGAGCAGTTCTACGAGCCGCCGGCTTCGACGAAGCTCGCGCACGTCGATCTGATCATGCGCAAGTTCCACACCATCGACGCCGGCGGACAAGTCGTCGACGTGTTCGGCGACTCGGTCGTGACGCATCCGATCGCCGAGGCGCCGGAGCTGCGATACACTTCAGCACAGTGAGCGAATCGTTTCCGCATCGCGTGGTTTCCCGGCCGCTGGTCATGGGCTGGTGCGCCTGGCTGCTGGTCAGTTGGGTGTTGAATCTGGATGTGGTGTCGGCGCAGTGGCTCACCGAGCCGGCGATCGAACCGGCGGTGCGCGGGCTGATGCAGTCGATCATGATCGGATTGGGGCTGCTCTGGCCGGTGTGCCGATTGAGCATCGCGGTCGACGATCCACCGGGCATCGCGACGGCCGTCGACCTGGCGACGTTACTGATCATCGTGCAGCCGGTGCTGTGGCTGGTGCGGCTTCAAGCGGGCTGGACGCTCGACCGCACGCTGCTCATCGACGTGACGCTGACGGTCTGGGCGGCGGCGGCGGGACTGTTCATCTGGGCCGGCCGCATGAGCGCGAGCAACGCCGGTCGATCGGGGGCGATGGCGGCATGCGTCGGGCTGATGATCGGCGGATGGTTCGTTACGCTGCTGACGGGCATCGCCGAACCGGCGAGCTGGTCGCCGCCGCATATGCTCTGGGCCCTGACGCGGGAGATTTCGGTCGATGAGGCCCGCGCGGAGGCGGGGCGGCTGGTCGTGCTTTCGGCGGGAGTGGCGATTGCGTGGCTGGTGATGTTGATTCGGTATCGCCCCGCCGCTCAAACAGGGGTATAGTGTTCTCTGGCGGCGTCAAAGGTGACCCGTCTCGGTTGAAGCTTGGAGCAATGATTCATGGATTTCATCACCGCCGACGAAAAAGCCCAGATTGAGGCGCGCCTCAACGATCTGATCGCCCACCGCCCCGTCATCTCGCAGCGCATCGCCGAAGCGCGTGCGCTCGGTGACCTCAAGGAAAACGCCGAGTACCACGCCGCCCGCGAAGACCAGGGACTCGAAGAAGCCGAGATTCGCCGGCTCGAGCAGCGGCTCAAGACCGCTCAGGTCGCCGACGACGTATCGGTCCCCGAAGACATGGTCTTCCTCGGCGCCGTCGTGAAGCTGCGCGACACGGCCAACGGCGACGAAGACCTCTACAAACTCGTGGGCGAAGCGTCGGGCAATTTCGACATGGAAGTGATCGAAGTCACCGTGACGAGCCCGATGGGCGAAGCGCTGATGAAAGCGCGCGTCGGCGAAGTCGTGAAAGTCGACCTGCCCCGCGGCATCAAGCGCTTCGAAATCATCGAGCTGATCTGACCCTTTTGCATCACAACCACTGCCCAACGAGCGGCGCGGCCTCCGCGACCTACTCGGCGGCGCGACCGGCTTTGAGCATGCTCAACGTGTCGGCGCGCGCCGCGCCCGTCGCCGGGTAGAGCGCCGCCAGCGCCGCGACGATCATCGTGATCAGCACGCCGCTGACGAGCATCCGCATGGGCAGCACCAGCGGGACGACGTAGCCGAGCACCTCGGCGGACAGATGATTGGCGCAGACGCTCAGTTGCAGTCCCCCGGCCGTGCCGACGAGGGCGGCGACGATGCCGATGAGCATGGCTTCGCCGAGCACGAGGCGGAGCAGCGCCCCGCGCGTGAGCCCCAGACTGCGCAGCACGCCGAATTGCCATCGCCGGCTCCGCACCGACGCGACGATCGTGTTCGTCACGCCGATCGCCGCCACGCCGATCGCCGCCAGCGCGATCGTGCTCATCAGATCCAGTAGCTGCCCCAGCGCCTTGTCGACCCCGCGCTTGATCCGCCGCGCGTCCGCCGCGAGCAAGCCCCACGCCCCGAGTTTCTCCCTTAGCGCCTTCTCCACATCGCCCTTGTTGAGTTTCGCATCGACGTTGGCGGTCATCAGAAAAATGCGCTGCGTGCCGAAGTCGCGCTTGACGTCCTCGAGCGTCGTGATGGCGCCCGCGGCGGTGAAGCGGTCGAACTCGCGATTCATCTCGAAAATCCGCACGATCATGTCGATGCCGACGGAGCGGACGACGCCGGCGATGATGTAGTCGACCTTGCCGTTGAGCGGGGTGTCGAGCGTGATCACATCGCCGACGCCAAGGCCCTTCACGCGCTTGTAGTGTTCGGAGACGATGACATGATGGCCCATCGCCAGCATCTTCCGCGCGCTGTCGGCGTCGCCTTCGATGTATTCGAGTTCGATCATGGCGGGCGGATCGCCGGGTTTGCCCGAGCCGAACGCGCGGTTGGTGTCGAGGCCGAAGAGAATCGTGCCTTCGGGCATCTTGATGAACCCGCCGAGGCCGAAGATGTTGGCGGCCAGCGCCGGCGACACCATCGCCATCGGCAGCACGCCCGGCGGCGAAAATTCGTCGAGTGTCTGAAGTTTGGCGACCTGGTCTTCGTCGAGCCCCATCGGCGCGGCCAGAAGCATGTCGGGGAATTTCGTGGGCAGCGCCCAGCCAGTCGCCATCGACCGTCCGTGCGTCTGGAGCACCACCAGCGCCAGCAGGCCGACCATCAGCCCCGCCGCCGTGCCGGTCGTCCGCCAGAGCCCGCCCGAAAGCTGCTGCCTCAAGAGCGTCGGCTCGATCGCCACGATCTTCGCCATCAATCCCGACAACGCGCGATCCACCACCATCACCACCAGCGGCGTCACGCCCACCAGCCCCACCATCAGACTCGGCAACCCGATGAACAGATGCACATACATCCGCACGGACCGGTCGATGCCCGGCGTGAAGACGATCAACGGATCGACGCAGAGCAGCAGTGCGCCCGCCGCGATGACGATGCCCGTGACTCTTCCGCGGCGCGGTCGGCCGGCGGAGGTCAGGGCGGCGAGCGTGTCGGCCGTGCTCGCTGACCATGCGGGAATGAATGAAGCGATGAGCGCCGCGAGAATCGTCCCGCCCGCGCCGTAGATCGCGCCGCCGCTGCTGAACACCGCGCCCGCTGAAAACAGCTTCGGATACATCCACGCGAGCAGACTCACCCAAAACAATCCCAGCGGCACACCCGCCGCTGCGCCGATCGCCGCCAGCACCACGCCTTCGCCGATGACCAGCCGTCCGACCTGC
Proteins encoded in this window:
- a CDS encoding transcription elongation factor GreA — its product is MDFITADEKAQIEARLNDLIAHRPVISQRIAEARALGDLKENAEYHAAREDQGLEEAEIRRLEQRLKTAQVADDVSVPEDMVFLGAVVKLRDTANGDEDLYKLVGEASGNFDMEVIEVTVTSPMGEALMKARVGEVVKVDLPRGIKRFEIIELI
- a CDS encoding FtsX-like permease family protein; the encoded protein is MAIAHLIQRHLQHHRTRAVLTFAAIAVAVSLVTALTSAFASLRAAAYTVLGSMYGSTDMVIRPDQSRGVLIDGAIADELRNDPRVRRINARLISVSPLLDANDEPVRDRPASLIGLSIDAPADTSISALTSGRWFDNDDRDVAVVEEQVAQKLNVKVGDILGVPSPTGALHLKVIGVLGRPDMMRFGPPSVYLPIATLRDWLKEPNRFSEIDVDLKGDVDTDAFAAAFSKAHAEAMLRIETAATRQKNFDTNFEALTLLSYLGGTLSMIAAVFIVFSALTMGVSERTRELAMLRAIGALKSQVGRLVIGEGVVLAAIGAAAGVPLGLFWVSLLAWMYPKLFSAGAVFSSGGAIYGAGGTILAALIASFIPAWSASTADTLAALTSAGRPRRGRVTGIVIAAGALLLCVDPLIVFTPGIDRSVRMYVHLFIGLPSLMVGLVGVTPLVVMVVDRALSGLMAKIVAIEPTLLRQQLSGGLWRTTGTAAGLMVGLLALVVLQTHGRSMATGWALPTKFPDMLLAAPMGLDEDQVAKLQTLDEFSPPGVLPMAMVSPALAANIFGLGGFIKMPEGTILFGLDTNRAFGSGKPGDPPAMIELEYIEGDADSARKMLAMGHHVIVSEHYKRVKGLGVGDVITLDTPLNGKVDYIIAGVVRSVGIDMIVRIFEMNREFDRFTAAGAITTLEDVKRDFGTQRIFLMTANVDAKLNKGDVEKALREKLGAWGLLAADARRIKRGVDKALGQLLDLMSTIALAAIGVAAIGVTNTIVASVRSRRWQFGVLRSLGLTRGALLRLVLGEAMLIGIVAALVGTAGGLQLSVCANHLSAEVLGYVVPLVLPMRMLVSGVLITMIVAALAALYPATGAARADTLSMLKAGRAAE